TTGTAAAAAGACATCCCATGCTTATTGCCTCAGTAACCTCCACAGAAGCTCATACTGAGGCTAGAAAGGAAATTTGCAGGCACTTAGCAATCTGCCTGTGAACCACAGAGATGAGAGAAATCTAATTCTTCTTTCTCTCGCGCACTACAACACATATACACAATATACATCATCAGTGTGTAATTCCCAAACATCTGTGGTGCATTCGCCTCATTACCTCCTGTCTCTAGAGGGGTTTCATGAGACAGTCTCACTTCTCGGCTAACTACAATTTAGTAGCATCACCATATGTACGTGTGTAGTGAGTACAatgagtatgtttttttttttctcagcactAATTCCATCTTCACATGTACACATGGAGGCATTATGTTACACACTCTCAGTTATGTCCAGTAAAGAGGGAAGTGATACAGCTGAATCACAGCAGGATCAgatcaaaatatttaaataaattattgtcTTCAGATTTAGATGCAGTCAGTGGCTTATGTGATCACAGACTGCATGTAAAAGACAGATGTATCTTCCACATCCCAAAAAgttaattctgttcatctggacgtggcgttttcagtgggagaaacatttcctcactcatccaagtgacttcttcagtctcagctgactgcagattTCCCCAactttataaacagtacatgtgCATAATGACCGAAACTAGAATCAATGGTGAAAAATGGACTGTcaggtcagtttcttgatcgTTAAtgtgatcaacaaccactgatcaaaaacCATTGattaatggccatgagtaccattcacagagagttggggaatggctgcaatcacagcattataAGATGGtcaaagatgtacccttaggcacCCTCTTCAATTCAGAGATATCTGtatctgtggggatggtgttcgctctgcgTTGTACcatcctgatgacacccagtttgtgcttcAGTGGATGAAGCAGAAGCACAAGCCTTAAATAATGATCCGTAAGCGTAGGTTTATAGTACACATCAACTTTCAAATgtccccattactgatggaaatctcacagtctaagaaggctaacctgtcATTTTTCATATCATCTGTGGTGAGCCTGAAATAATTTTTCTACTGAGTTAATGTGATCAGTGAAATGTGGTATATCCAGTACACCACTTCCTATGTCCCTACGAAGTAGTGTACTGGCAGATGTTAGAAAGTTTGACCTGCAGTCTTACCAACAGCCATCAGGAGTAGACTTCCACTCTTTAGAAAAAGAGCCCTAATCAGGCACCAACTGGGTACCTGGTTATCAGCACCTGGAGTACCAGAAACTCAAAATAAGAGTCAATAGCAGAATAATCTGTTTGACGTTGGCAGAGAAGATTTGGTTTTTGATGTACACAACCCACACACTCAACTCTGCTACTCAAAATGCATATGCATTTTTTGTGGCACTATTTAAGgagaaataaacagatttttcaaagCTATCAAATTTATTGCCTAAAAGCATTATTACATCAAAGAAAAACCAGATACAAATTTCCTTAGGTTTATGCTGTGAGTTTTACTGTGCGGCTCCCCACCTTTCAGGACACAGTAAACTGGAAAAGCAGAATACATGTAAAGCCTCTCTGTACAAGGTGTATTTCAAAGGAAGAATAAGGAAGTGAATTTGCTGGTGACTCCTGAGTAAAGCTGATATGAAAATTCACTGGATGACTGATGAGGCAGTATCCATATTTAATCCAGCACACTGGGATGTAACTCTTTTCTAAAAATCCTCCATATGCTGAAATCAAATGAGGCTACAAAAGCTGCTTTAGCTTCTCAGCTCTAATCCTTTCCTCCATTCCCCCCACTTCTTTTATTTATCCCTGATCATTCATAAAGCCTTGAGGCAAAATTGAGTTCAACCACTGCCTGGTTTATCTGATGAGTGTCATGCCTTCACTTTTTTCTTGATTTGTCTTAGTTCTTTACAAACTGCTCATCATCAgatcaagttcaagttcaagaaCTTTATGCATTCTATCCCAATTTATGAACCTTTTTCTATTAGTTTAGCATGCCAGAAAACTCACCTGCTATTATTAAAGCAGCACTGAAAAACTCAGCGCTTTAACCCCTGGGCCATTTGTCATTCAGTGCAATTTTAAGGCAGGCCTACTTGTGCATATCTGACCAAGAGCGATAATCACATTTACTGTCTTTTCACACAATATTTGGCCACAATGACAATGAGTACTCCTGAGTTTTATCAAGACAGGACTGGTTGAAAGTTTTGTTGCCTTTTTAAGACCACTTTATTACATTTCCATGGTTACTATTACTAGACATCAAGTGAAGACCACTTCTGACAGCACATCTGCATTTGAATCATAAAGCAACTGTAGTGGATGCTCCAGCCCAGTAGCTCTTCTAGTATTCTACCCCAGTGATTAACGGCCACTGCAGCTAATTAGTGCATAAAATACATTACTGAATGTGTATTAAGGTGAAATCTAAGAGTGTGAAGATGAAGGTTCTTTCATGAGAGTTAATGAATGGAAGTCTATTTTTTATGCCTAACTTTCTTTCTATAAACATAATTAAGATTTTTATTGTCTCAACCTGCCACTCTATAAAATGCATTTGGGTGTAAATGAAGAACTACCCTGGTGCCACAGAGAGGAAAGAATGTGAATTTGGCAAAGAACAAAGATTGGCATTGATTTCGGCACTGAGTTTCTTAAAGATGGCATTTCCTTTGCCTTGCAAAGGGTTACcaaaatatttacatatattttattCAAAACTTATATGTAGCCAATATACCCTAACCTATGCTTAAAAAATTTAGGTTTAGCCTTTCTGCGATTTTTAAAGCTTTCAAGAACAAACGTTCAAACACAGGTCTTTTCATTGCCTGTCTTTACAATCTACAATCCTTTTAGTTGTCTCTTCCTAAACATAACCACATAATGATTGAAGAAATCCATCATTCTTGTGGCTTACTGCATTATTTACTGCATTTTTCTTCTGgcaataatatttataatatatttCACTACAGGATAAAATGAAGTCATTTGGCTGTCACAAGATAAAAGCCACATAGCCTGCATCAAAACTCCCAGATCACTCCTTGAAGAGAGCAGAGAACAGCTTGACTGTGTCGCACTTACTTAATCTGCCACAGTTAAAGGACACTTTGTGGGTGTGGAGGTGGTGGGTACCCTGGTGTGACTGAAATTAAAGCGCAGTAGACAATGAAATATTGACTGATGGTCCTGGTGACTAAGTTGGATGTGTGAATGCTGCCTTTCATTGATTCCATTGTCTTGAAGGTTATCTCCTCTGGCTTGTGAGTCATGCGGTAATAGTGGTACACTGCCAAGCtcttagaaaagaaaatgtcgGTGCTGCTTGGAAACAGAATTGTCGACCATGACACAGATGTTGACTCACAACTGAAAATTATGAAATGATTGCAAGCATTCAACCATAAAGAGATTTTCAAGGCCAATTGAGACTGCAGCCAGGCTACTTCCTGCTGCTCCCGTATCactaggggtcaccacagcttACTCTGTGCCTCTACCATATACTTAGACCATATATATAGAGGTAAGAAATTTAACTGTGGGATTTTATGTGTTTTCCTACAGACAATCCTGGTTGGGGACAGTGGTGTGGGGAAGACATCTCTGCTGGTGCAGTTTGATCAGGGCAAGTTCATCCCTGGCTCATTCTCTGCCACAGTGGGCATCGGATTCACAGTGAGTGCTtggaacaattttttttttttatgaaattgGACTGGCTTTTATTTATCCATGGTTTTAGATTTGCCTCTGGCATTTCAGACATTAGCAGTGTGGGAGGAGGCAACCTAAGTGTCATTGtgtgagaggtggggtacaccttggacaggtcaccagtctgtctccgttttatatatatatgcagaTTATACAACTTATATGTATAATCTGCAAATGAATACTTTCCATCCTCTTTAGAGTTTGCTCATTTCGATAAAAAGCTGATGATTCACATTTGCCACTCAGTGCCATTAAAATCAATGCAGAAGAGAGGTTGTAATGAGCACAGGCAGTAGCTAGTGTGACGTCACTCACTGGTTTGTAAGTTCTTATTATCAAGCCTCAAGATGACCCTTTCTgtcttggtgttttgaaaccagATGTGATGAGAAAGGGATGGTTCTCATTGGCTAATGACTTGTGATTGAAAAGTAATTCACCGGGAGTATCCTCCTTTGTGAAACTTATCACTTGATTGATGAAAATTTACAAAATGGGCCAAGCAGATTATTCAATATAGGACGTCAGGGCCAGGGAAACATTTCCTTACAGTCATTGGACTTAGATGTGTTTTTGCACCTACATGTTTCACTTTCCAAGCCTTAAAGCTACATCTATCTTTAATACTATCTACATTAATGACATGAGAATGTAATTAGAACCACCCCGCTGAAATCTTAAATGGTGAAatttagaaatattttttaaaacaattctgaAGTTTGCAACGATTTAATATAGTATTAAATGAAGCAAGTGGGAGGGTTTTCTTTCCCATAAGTTTTTATACGTTGTGACTTCTTTTTGCAACATGAGTCACCCCCTGCTGACCATTAAAAGGAATGGAGGTTTGAGGTAGTTGTACATTGCCTCTCTCACTAAACATATATTTCAAAATCTGAAGAAATAAAGCCACAACTATCGACAAACATAGATAACTTGTCTTTGTactttgcatttttaatttgttctaCTAGCTGCTCGTACTGTTCTTCTGTTTCTACCTCTCTCAGAATAAAGTGGTGACTGTGGATAACGTAAAGGTCAAACTGCAGGTCAGTAAGTAAATCAGTTCCAGTGCAAAGTTGATGTGCTTACACAATAGCACTCTATTTTTAGAGTAGTGGCTGGTTTCCTCTTGGGCATCACCATTATAAGTGAAAATAAGAAGTAGCCAAGTGGAAACAGGCCAgttcttttctgtttcagatATGGGACACAGCAGGACAGGAAAGGTTCAGAAGCGTGACACATGCgtattacagagatgcacacgGTGAGGCGATACAAACCCTAATCCATATCACAGCATCACAGGTGTTACACTGGCACTCAATTTTTGTTGGTTCTCTTTCCAAAGCTTTGCTCCTTTTGTATGACATCACCAGCAAATCATCTTTTGACAACATTAGGGTAAGTCTGTGTTTGTACCCTgggaaaatatgaaaatgtgcTACAGTTAaagatttatttatgagtgtgtttgtatgtctCTTGCTTCAGGCTTGGTTAACAGAGATCCACGAGTATGCACAGAGCAATGTAGTCATCATGTTGCTGGGCAACAAGGTAAGAGGAAATTGTTTGAGAAGCTTAGCATGTGGAGCAAAAAGTGCAAAAGAAGGATATGATCTGTGCTGAAGACAGAGCAGTTTCTGGATCAGGGCATTTTGTAAAGATAATGTAAACGAGTTATAAAAGAGTTAGAGCAAAGTGATAGTGCTGCTTTGGGTTCAAGTGTCGGGTTTAAGTATATGTAACAATATGAATgcaatgataaaaatgtgagtggCGCCACATCGTAGGTAGCTTagtaataataacatttttaaaagctatATATAACATATATGATGCTGTATCACATTTTGTTATATATTAAATTTACAAGTCCTCACAAAAAACAGTGTAAATTTAATCAAATGTACAGTCGCTGCACTACTTCAATCACTATGCGTGTATAAAAGTATCTGAACTACCAGCAAACTACTACAAACGTGTTAGACTATTAGTTTTATTACATGATCTACTCTTCAACATTGAATAGTggtagcaaacactgaaaattcCACAAGATATGTTTTCCTTTAGAAATATCCTGATTGATCTTGTATATTATGAAgtctaaaaatgtaaatactcATACCTGTGCATGGTTTtgttcagctttaaaaaaaaatagctgtaTCAAGAtgtacattgttttttttacttaatagtttaaatgtgtttatttttctgcacCAAGTCTTTCCTAAAATCCTAAACTAATGTGTGTTTATCAGGCCGACATGAGCAGTGACCGAGCGATCAGGAGAGATGAAGGAGAGAGGCTGGCCAGAGTGAGTATTTTATTTACTTCCATAAAAACAGAACTGATAGCGTTTAATCTGCTACTTACTGTGTTGTGCTCTCTTTGTGTGTTCAGGAGTACTCAGTTCCTTTCATGGAGACAAGTGCCAAGACAGGGGTCAATGTAGATCTGGCCTTCACTGCTGTGGCCAAGTATGACACAGATGCCACACAGTAGCTTTTGAACAGTCCATAAACTATAGATGTGTATGATCTGAAATGGTCCTTGTTTGAGCCAACAAGAAGTCATGTAATGGGACTAAACAAAGATAAATTATTATcatttgctttgcttttcttcttctgccactaatttcattttcatatgACAGCAGCAAAGTTGTTACTACTGAATTTGAgattgttttttcacatcgctcaattttatctcacatcTTTGCTGAACATAGTATATATTTTCAGAAAATTCCAGGATTCATTATAAAGAAATGTTTCAATTCCCTTAGTACTATATAATTTAACGTATTTATTGCAAGGGATTTATTCTTAAGTAGTCCACTACTATTTTCATGATGCTATCTGTGTTTTCTTACCACAATCCTCTGCAGTAGAATAATTCTATCAATATCAGTGTTATCTTCTAAAATATGCCTTGTTCTGTTCTTCAGGGAGTTGAAGCATCGGGCCATCCAGCATCCCAGTGAACCCAAGTTCCAGATTCATGAATATATTGAGGCACAGAAGGAGAAGTCAGGTTGCTGCAGCTACTTTTAAAACTTATCTCCCAACTCTTCCTCCTCCCATAGCTCTGGGCGAACAGACTGTCAGAGACACATTACTGAGTGGGAGGAAGCCCTGTATCTCACTGCTGCTCACAAAATGTTACACTGCCATTCATTCAAGACTAAAAGCCAAACGTACATCAGTGGATTAACCATGCTACAGACCCACACAAATTTTCTTTAGCTGAATACCTCCAACTCTCCAGACGTCAGTTTGCACTACTGATGCTTTCTAAAGTACATTCAAGGAAAGAGTAGTTATTTATttgatatgttaaaaaaaaattcctgaGGGAATATTTTGTAACTTAGATGATCAATATTAGTctcttgtatttgtttgtttttttttttaatgcaattgcAGTCAAGAGTTAGTAAATCTGGAGGCAGGAGCAAACAGCTAGCCTGACCCTGTCACAAACCACCTACAACTCCATAACATAGTTTTCTCATTTGTTTAACATGAACCATGCTAACAGACAGTGTATCCTAGCCTGTTAGCATGAGAACTTTTACTAATTTTGATTAAGCGCAGTGCAACCGATGCTAAAGGAGCCTTTCATTTAGAGAATATTTGGTTATAAATCCAATTAAAAACCTTTTCATGACATTTACATGCATCTTctatttttaaaattgtatttatttatttatttatttgtaagtaattataataaattataattatctatataaaatgtattttctcttGGTGAAGTTATATGATTCATGTGTCTTTGGAACagttatttttgttaatattttctgttgtttcctCACATGTGGACGGTAAGGCGCTAGGCTGGTTAGCGCTTTTGCCTCACAACAACAAGGTTACTGGTTTAAGCCCTGGTTGGGATCAttgtgtgtagagtttgcatgttctccctgtgcctgtgATGATTTTTCTCATGCATATTGGGTTAACTGGTGTTTCTAAATGAACTGTAGACCGTATGTAAGGAACTTAAACTACTTGGAGCATGTAGAATAAACATTGGCATGCAGAGCAATGCATCTGTGAACTGTGTCTCTGGGAGAAGGATTACTGTGAAGAGCGAACATTCGATACTAAGTACTTGAGTTGTTGTCTGTTATTTAAGGAGGCGTTATGTACATACAGCATGAGTTGAATAATTTTATATGGTGttatactgtgcaaaagtcttgggtCATCCTTGTAATAGTTGCAGCAtctcttggggggggggggtgtcaaaCCAAGTGCTCCATTgtctgtttttctatccaggtgtgCTTTTATTGTACAtaaagtgtgtttgggatcattgtcatgctgaagaaTTAGGCCATTATCAATCTGCTGCTTGCCCGATGGTATTGAATGTTAGTTCAAATTCTGACCATACTTATCTGCATCCGTAATTTGATCAAGTTTTGACAATATCCCCAACATCACTGGGTGAAACACAGCCTCAAACCATGAAAAGGTCTCCACTTACAGATGGCTGTTGAAACTCAACCTCTACTGGCAactcattgagccaaatttGAATTTATCACTGCATAAGACCTGTTAGCACTGATTTTCACTcaagttcttgtgtaatttggcacaggtaagccttttctccctgttcccATTCCTTAACAAGAGCCTCTTGACAGCCAtctttccactgagaccatttcagcaCTGTAAGATCTAATGAGATgacagtatttaaaaaaattatgcaAACTTGTTGCCTTAGAGAAACTAATTACAGTTTATTTAAGATATACGCAGTACTTTGAATAATCAGATTTTTCTGAGAATGAATTAATGAAAAAGTCAACTGATGAATATGTCAGTTGAAATAAATAATTCGTttttagcactttatatagtttgtttttgctctaCAGGCCAATTAAAAGCTCAGTTGCACATGCACGCTGAACATGCATTTGAAAGtgcctccatttttatttttgtataagAATACACTAATATGAACAGTAAATTTGGGTAATCAGTTTTTAAATGCTCAGGGCTGAATTTAGATC
Above is a genomic segment from Maylandia zebra isolate NMK-2024a linkage group LG8, Mzebra_GT3a, whole genome shotgun sequence containing:
- the LOC101485335 gene encoding ras-related protein Rab-37, whose product is MERMESMEPISAYYTTDYPEIQPDSTYGSKETTESQAMTPPPPTYDEELVHKTILVGDSGVGKTSLLVQFDQGKFIPGSFSATVGIGFTNKVVTVDNVKVKLQIWDTAGQERFRSVTHAYYRDAHALLLLYDITSKSSFDNIRAWLTEIHEYAQSNVVIMLLGNKADMSSDRAIRRDEGERLAREYSVPFMETSAKTGVNVDLAFTAVAKELKHRAIQHPSEPKFQIHEYIEAQKEKSGCCSYF